A single genomic interval of Stieleria maiorica harbors:
- a CDS encoding STAS domain-containing protein, whose translation MSSPSAVEIHFHDSSMVVSPSLKVINRRKSAGQISSRVSAELDQPRECLVTDVVIDLGQVTWISSAGLNELIRLQAQSRASGVNLRLRSLSETVRDVFRITRLERMFEFEGLGDDEFAVAAPTAEIEGAAAAQATVSV comes from the coding sequence ATGAGTAGTCCTTCGGCCGTTGAGATCCATTTCCACGACTCCTCGATGGTCGTGTCGCCTTCGCTGAAGGTGATCAATCGCCGAAAATCTGCGGGACAAATTTCGTCCCGGGTGAGCGCCGAATTGGACCAGCCGCGTGAGTGTCTGGTAACCGACGTGGTCATCGACCTGGGACAGGTGACATGGATCAGCAGCGCAGGACTAAACGAGCTGATTCGATTGCAGGCCCAGTCGCGTGCCAGTGGCGTGAATCTTCGACTGCGTTCGCTGAGCGAAACCGTGCGTGATGTTTTTCGAATCACCCGTCTGGAGCGGATGTTCGAGTTTGAAGGACTTGGCGACGACGAATTCGCGGTCGCTGCCCCGACGGCGGAAATCGAGGGGGCTGCGGCGGCCCAAGCCACGGTTTCGGTTTAG
- a CDS encoding alpha/beta hydrolase, which produces MHFTRPEPPSARQVRRSLTLLVLLILSGCSGERGERASREPERESDAIAERIEQETEVAEAIPDPATASPDRSGQPDQLQEPLAPFLPGPPPPAMAMESPMSGEPAIESESPGPEPDRAATGPFGSLPAGATHDAGQAFATVAVYYATDRQRDSVPLSAYNITGNRDALVLLGGSAIVFLALSGLNLLRRRSQVALGFAAFGSVSLAAASVVLLSGTANIEKHGVTYNGDRGSLVKGIAKVTVPDTHQRGVVERPSLLRFEVRENQQDHIVLTSAVELSETDFHRQLADTVALSPRQDLLVFVHGYNVDFQSAIRRTAQIAVDLPFEGVPVCYSWPSQGTLLGYTIDENNAAWTQSHLKQFLLDLAQESGARSINVVAHSMGNRPTTGAMVEIGWEQRASGDDHARLFDRVVLAAPDVDADRFRRDLAPALTSIADHVTLYASSDDQALIASKQVHGYPRAGESGDDIVVVPGIETIDVSGIDLSLLGHSYYGDTPSMLQDLFLLVRNRLPAPQRPQLVPRPQGNETYWQLIGPPETASRFTAEPLPMK; this is translated from the coding sequence ATGCATTTCACCCGCCCCGAGCCCCCGTCAGCCCGCCAAGTCCGCCGATCGCTTACGTTGCTGGTATTGTTGATCCTCTCCGGATGCTCCGGCGAACGCGGCGAACGTGCGAGCCGAGAGCCGGAACGAGAATCAGATGCCATCGCAGAGCGCATCGAACAAGAAACCGAGGTCGCCGAGGCGATCCCCGATCCTGCCACCGCTTCACCCGACCGTTCCGGCCAACCCGACCAGTTGCAGGAGCCCCTTGCACCGTTCCTGCCGGGGCCGCCCCCGCCCGCCATGGCCATGGAGTCTCCGATGTCGGGGGAACCCGCGATCGAATCCGAATCACCCGGACCAGAACCCGATAGGGCGGCGACCGGCCCCTTCGGATCGCTACCGGCCGGCGCGACGCATGACGCCGGCCAAGCCTTTGCAACGGTCGCCGTCTACTACGCCACCGACCGGCAGCGTGATTCGGTTCCCCTGTCCGCCTACAACATCACCGGCAACCGCGACGCACTGGTGTTACTGGGCGGGTCGGCGATCGTCTTCCTGGCGCTTTCGGGACTCAATCTCCTGCGCCGCCGGTCGCAAGTCGCCCTCGGATTCGCCGCCTTCGGCAGCGTGTCGCTGGCCGCCGCGTCGGTCGTCCTGCTCTCGGGAACCGCGAACATTGAAAAACACGGCGTGACCTACAACGGCGACCGGGGAAGCTTGGTCAAAGGGATCGCCAAGGTGACGGTGCCGGACACGCACCAACGCGGCGTGGTCGAGCGTCCCAGTTTGCTGCGTTTCGAAGTCCGCGAGAATCAACAAGACCACATCGTCTTGACCAGTGCGGTCGAGCTGTCCGAAACCGATTTCCACCGGCAATTGGCCGACACGGTGGCGTTGTCGCCTCGACAAGATCTGCTGGTCTTCGTGCACGGCTACAACGTCGACTTTCAATCCGCGATCCGGCGAACCGCACAGATCGCCGTCGACCTGCCGTTCGAAGGCGTTCCGGTCTGCTACAGCTGGCCCAGCCAAGGCACGCTGTTGGGCTACACCATCGATGAAAACAATGCCGCCTGGACACAGTCGCACTTGAAACAGTTCCTGCTCGATTTGGCCCAGGAAAGCGGCGCCCGTTCGATCAACGTCGTGGCCCACAGCATGGGTAATCGCCCGACGACGGGGGCGATGGTTGAAATCGGTTGGGAACAACGCGCCTCGGGTGACGATCACGCCAGACTCTTTGACCGTGTCGTGTTGGCCGCTCCGGATGTCGACGCCGATCGATTTCGCCGCGATTTGGCTCCGGCGCTGACCTCCATCGCCGACCACGTCACCCTCTACGCCTCCTCGGACGACCAAGCCTTGATCGCATCGAAACAAGTCCACGGGTACCCCCGCGCCGGCGAAAGCGGAGACGACATCGTAGTCGTCCCGGGGATCGAAACCATCGACGTCAGTGGGATCGACCTCAGCCTGCTCGGACACAGCTACTACGGCGACACACCGTCGATGTTGCAAGACCTTTTCCTGTTGGTCCGCAATCGGTTGCCGGCGCCCCAGCGTCCACAACTGGTCCCCCGACCGCAGGGCAACGAGACCTATTGGCAACTGATCGGACCACCGGAGACGGCGTCACGATTCACTGCCGAACCATTGCCGATGAAATAA
- a CDS encoding glycosyltransferase, whose translation MTTFRSPQYLHQVLQGFANQSVREFEIVVGEDGRTEQTRAVIDSFATRTDFQIRYVSQTHQGFGKTRILNRAIDAAASDYLIFTDGDCVPRRDFVAQHLRLAAPGRFLSGGCYRLNRELTNRILASKVAYNEFTDPGWLKQHGNDVPAKWLWIQGHPGLAKALDLATTTRPTFNGHNASAWKSDVVRANGFNHEMRYGGLDRELGERLENAGVLGMQIRHRAVCYHLDHDRGYVNDQDWQRNREIRRLVRKTGVTRAVEGLDQIRAA comes from the coding sequence ATGACGACGTTCCGGTCGCCCCAATACCTGCATCAAGTGTTGCAGGGGTTTGCCAATCAGTCGGTCCGGGAGTTCGAGATCGTGGTGGGCGAAGACGGCCGCACCGAGCAGACGCGTGCGGTGATTGATTCGTTCGCGACGCGCACCGATTTCCAGATCCGCTACGTTTCCCAGACGCACCAGGGATTCGGCAAAACGCGGATCTTGAATCGTGCGATCGACGCGGCCGCGAGTGACTATTTGATCTTTACCGATGGCGACTGTGTGCCGCGTCGCGATTTCGTCGCCCAACACCTACGACTGGCCGCGCCGGGCCGGTTCTTGTCCGGCGGTTGCTACCGGCTGAACCGAGAGTTGACCAATCGCATTCTGGCCAGCAAAGTGGCGTACAACGAATTCACCGATCCGGGCTGGTTGAAGCAACATGGCAACGATGTGCCGGCAAAATGGTTGTGGATCCAAGGCCATCCGGGGCTGGCCAAGGCACTGGATCTGGCCACCACGACCCGTCCGACATTCAATGGGCACAATGCATCGGCTTGGAAATCGGATGTGGTGCGCGCCAACGGTTTTAACCACGAAATGCGATATGGCGGATTGGACCGGGAACTGGGCGAACGTTTGGAGAACGCCGGTGTCTTAGGCATGCAGATTCGACACCGTGCGGTCTGCTATCACTTGGACCATGATCGCGGCTATGTCAACGACCAGGATTGGCAGCGCAATCGCGAGATCCGCCGATTGGTTCGTAAGACGGGCGTGACGCGGGCGGTCGAGGGGTTGGACCAGATCAGGGCCGCTTGA